Proteins found in one Methylobacterium sp. CB376 genomic segment:
- the ctaD gene encoding cytochrome c oxidase subunit I → MSDVASATGDLRDTNLDGPALSARLGRVWGTRRGLLGALATVDHKIIGRRYIVTAFLFLFLGGLTALVMRLQLARPESGLVGPDTYNQLFTMHGSTMMFLFGVPIGEAMAVYLVPLMVGTRNIAFPRLNAFSYWVYLSGGLFLWVSFLLNIGPDVGWFAYVPLSGPEYSPGKRADTWAQMITFTELSGLAVAIEIIVTVLKQRAPGMTLDRIPVFVWALFVNSFIIVFALPAVMLASTFLILDRLVGTHLFNPAEGGDALLYQHLFWFFGHPEVYIIFLPGTAFVSAIIPTFARRETFGYLALVLSLIATGFLSFGLWVHHMFVTGLPQLGAAFFTASSMLIAIPNGLQIFCWIATLWDGRPVWRTPLLFVAGFFFIFVAGGLSGIMLASVPIDTQVHDTYFVVAHFHYVLIGGNVFPLIGAIYYWFPKFTGRLLSERLGAWNFWLTFVGFNVAFFPMHISGLMGMPRRVYTYGPEMGWGHLQLLSTAGALILFAGFLVFAWNVIASLRRGDVAGANPWNSGTLEWATASPPPPQNFDRIPLVTHREPLWAERGGLPVVTGLSVGHRELVVSSVAEAEPQLRETSPAPSIWPLAAAIAVGVTFIGSIFTPYAVLWGALPIAAALTGWFWPKTAAEDEE, encoded by the coding sequence ATGAGCGACGTGGCGTCCGCGACCGGCGACCTGCGCGACACGAACCTCGACGGGCCGGCGCTCAGCGCGCGGCTCGGCCGCGTCTGGGGGACCCGGCGCGGCCTCCTCGGCGCGCTCGCCACGGTCGACCACAAGATCATCGGCCGGCGCTACATCGTGACGGCCTTCCTGTTCCTGTTCCTCGGCGGCCTCACCGCCCTCGTGATGCGCCTGCAGCTCGCCCGGCCGGAGAGCGGCCTCGTCGGTCCCGACACCTACAACCAGCTCTTCACGATGCACGGCTCGACCATGATGTTCCTGTTCGGCGTGCCGATCGGGGAGGCCATGGCCGTCTACCTCGTGCCGCTGATGGTCGGCACCCGCAACATCGCCTTCCCGCGCCTCAATGCCTTCTCGTACTGGGTCTACCTCTCGGGCGGGCTGTTCCTGTGGGTGTCGTTCCTGCTCAACATCGGGCCGGATGTCGGCTGGTTCGCCTACGTGCCGCTCTCCGGACCTGAGTACTCGCCGGGCAAGCGCGCCGATACCTGGGCGCAGATGATCACCTTCACGGAGCTCTCGGGCCTCGCGGTCGCGATCGAGATCATCGTGACGGTGCTCAAGCAACGCGCGCCCGGCATGACGCTGGACCGCATTCCCGTCTTCGTCTGGGCACTGTTCGTCAACTCCTTCATCATCGTGTTCGCGCTGCCCGCGGTGATGCTCGCCTCGACCTTCCTGATCCTTGACCGGCTGGTCGGCACGCACCTGTTCAACCCGGCCGAGGGCGGCGACGCGCTGCTCTACCAGCATCTGTTCTGGTTCTTCGGCCATCCGGAAGTCTACATCATCTTCCTGCCGGGGACCGCCTTCGTGTCGGCGATCATCCCGACCTTCGCGCGGCGCGAGACGTTCGGCTACCTCGCCCTCGTCCTGTCGCTGATCGCCACCGGCTTCCTGTCCTTCGGCCTCTGGGTCCACCACATGTTCGTGACCGGGCTGCCGCAGCTCGGGGCGGCCTTCTTCACCGCGTCGAGCATGCTGATCGCGATCCCGAACGGGCTGCAGATCTTCTGCTGGATTGCGACGCTGTGGGACGGGCGGCCGGTCTGGCGCACGCCGCTGCTGTTCGTGGCCGGCTTCTTCTTCATCTTCGTGGCGGGCGGGTTGTCCGGGATCATGCTCGCCTCGGTGCCGATCGACACCCAGGTCCACGACACCTACTTCGTCGTCGCGCACTTCCACTACGTGCTGATCGGCGGCAACGTCTTCCCGCTGATCGGTGCGATCTACTACTGGTTCCCGAAATTCACCGGACGCCTGCTGAGCGAGCGGCTCGGCGCCTGGAATTTCTGGCTCACCTTCGTCGGCTTCAACGTCGCGTTCTTCCCGATGCACATCAGCGGGCTGATGGGGATGCCGCGCCGCGTCTACACCTACGGGCCCGAGATGGGCTGGGGACACCTGCAGCTCCTCTCGACGGCGGGCGCGCTGATCCTGTTCGCGGGCTTCCTCGTCTTCGCCTGGAACGTGATCGCCAGCCTGCGTCGCGGCGACGTCGCCGGCGCGAATCCCTGGAACTCCGGCACGCTCGAATGGGCGACGGCGTCCCCCCCGCCTCCCCAGAACTTCGACCGCATCCCGCTCGTCACCCACCGCGAGCCGCTCTGGGCGGAGCGGGGCGGCCTGCCCGTCGTGACCGGCCTGAGCGTCGGCCATCGCGAACTGGTCGTCAGCAGCGTGGCCGAGGCCGAGCCCCAGCTGCGCGAGACCTCGCCCGCTCCGTCGATCTGGCCGCTCGCGGCGGCGATCGCCGTCGGGGTGACCTTCATCGGCTCGATCTTCACACCCTACGCGGTGCTCTGGGGGGCGCTGCCGATCGCGGCGGCGCTCACCGGCTGGTTCTGGCCCAAGACCGCGGCGGAGGACGAGGAATGA
- a CDS encoding c-type cytochrome, producing the protein MNRLSAKLALAALALAACQREDREARPSPVGAESREQVALSDLSPGEALPTTRTSGRAKQFEGNAYHLSQGKKLFTWFNCSGCHAQGGGGMGPALIDDRWIYGGSIENIVQTIREGRPNGMPSFRGRIPDDQIWELAAYVRSMSGNVPSSAAPSRSDSMHPHPSENRTSPSPPVSGGIVPPSGQMPR; encoded by the coding sequence ATGAACCGGCTTTCGGCCAAGCTGGCGCTCGCCGCGCTCGCCCTCGCGGCCTGCCAGAGGGAGGATCGCGAGGCGCGCCCGAGCCCCGTCGGGGCGGAGTCCCGGGAGCAGGTCGCCCTCAGCGATCTGTCGCCGGGCGAGGCGCTGCCGACCACCCGCACCAGCGGCCGGGCCAAGCAGTTCGAGGGCAACGCCTACCACCTCAGCCAGGGCAAGAAGCTCTTCACGTGGTTCAACTGCAGCGGTTGCCACGCCCAGGGCGGCGGCGGCATGGGACCTGCCCTGATCGACGACCGCTGGATCTACGGCGGTTCGATCGAGAACATTGTCCAGACCATCCGCGAGGGCCGGCCGAACGGCATGCCCTCGTTCCGCGGGCGCATCCCCGACGACCAGATCTGGGAGCTCGCCGCCTATGTCCGCTCGATGAGCGGGAACGTGCCGTCGAGCGCGGCGCCCTCCCGCAGCGACAGCATGCATCCGCATCCCTCCGAGAACCGGACCAGCCCGAGCCCGCCGGTCTCGGGTGGGATTGTTCCGCCGTCAGGGCAGATGCCCCGATGA
- a CDS encoding DUF6481 family protein, translating into MGDRLRSAAASRQAMLARFRDRPADDDPTLAARRAERQALAEARALRAAEREAERAAEAALAAAEQARRREVEAAARAREEAEASARALSLQADRKAARDARYAARKARQRG; encoded by the coding sequence CTGGGAGATCGGCTGAGATCGGCCGCCGCTTCCCGGCAGGCCATGCTGGCGCGCTTCCGCGACCGGCCGGCCGATGACGATCCGACCCTGGCCGCGCGCCGCGCCGAGCGGCAGGCCCTCGCCGAGGCCCGCGCCCTGCGCGCGGCCGAGCGGGAGGCCGAGCGCGCCGCCGAGGCCGCCCTGGCGGCGGCCGAGCAGGCGCGCCGGCGCGAGGTCGAGGCCGCGGCGCGGGCGCGGGAGGAGGCCGAGGCCTCGGCCCGGGCCCTGTCGCTGCAGGCCGACCGGAAGGCTGCCCGCGACGCCCGCTACGCGGCCCGCAAGGCCCGCCAGCGCGGGTGA
- a CDS encoding cytochrome c oxidase subunit 3 produces the protein MSTLRAEARPARADAPRVTRDVSALPTYGFGPTSPMWWGTLGFFVVEGTGFALALGACFYLVQQNPQWPLAPAPPDHWAGTLNTLLLLASLWPNRVADRDAQALDLGRVRRDLVIMSLVAIAATAVRLYEFTGLGVNWDQNAYGSITWVLLGLHLTHLITDAGDTLVLTALMFTRHATGKRFSDVSDNAFYWYFVVLSWLPIYLAVYWLPRW, from the coding sequence ATGAGCACCCTGCGCGCCGAGGCGCGACCCGCCCGGGCCGACGCGCCGCGCGTGACCCGGGACGTCTCGGCCCTCCCGACCTACGGCTTCGGCCCGACGAGCCCGATGTGGTGGGGCACGCTCGGCTTCTTCGTCGTCGAGGGCACCGGGTTCGCGCTCGCGCTCGGCGCCTGCTTCTACCTGGTGCAGCAGAACCCGCAATGGCCCCTGGCGCCGGCGCCGCCCGACCACTGGGCCGGAACCCTCAACACGCTGCTCCTGCTCGCCAGCCTCTGGCCGAACCGGGTGGCCGACCGCGACGCGCAGGCGCTGGACCTCGGGCGCGTGCGGCGCGACCTCGTGATCATGTCCCTCGTCGCGATCGCGGCGACCGCCGTCCGGCTCTACGAGTTCACGGGCCTCGGCGTGAACTGGGACCAGAACGCCTACGGCTCGATCACCTGGGTGCTGCTCGGCCTGCACCTGACGCACCTGATCACCGATGCGGGCGACACGCTGGTGCTCACCGCCCTGATGTTCACGCGTCACGCGACCGGCAAGCGCTTCAGCGACGTGAGCGACAACGCCTTCTACTGGTACTTCGTCGTGCTGTCCTGGCTGCCGATCTACCTGGCCGTGTACTGGCTGCCGCGCTGGTGA
- a CDS encoding c-type cytochrome has protein sequence MPLRWIALLAAAAALATGGLVAHRIDLRRQRVELARNLTGGDPDRAPALMIGHGCAGCHEIPGLAGPRGRVGPPLGSVAERVYIGGVVTNTPENLVRWIVDPRALDPRTAMPVTGISEAQARDIAAYLYAHR, from the coding sequence ATGCCGCTTAGATGGATCGCGCTCCTCGCCGCGGCGGCGGCCCTCGCCACCGGCGGCCTCGTCGCTCACCGGATCGACCTTCGGCGTCAACGGGTCGAGCTTGCCAGGAACCTGACTGGGGGAGACCCCGACCGTGCCCCGGCGCTGATGATCGGCCACGGCTGCGCCGGCTGCCACGAGATCCCGGGCCTCGCGGGCCCTCGGGGGCGGGTCGGCCCGCCGCTGGGCAGCGTGGCCGAGCGCGTCTACATCGGCGGGGTCGTGACGAACACGCCCGAGAACCTGGTTCGCTGGATCGTCGATCCGAGAGCCCTCGATCCCCGGACGGCGATGCCGGTCACCGGGATTTCCGAGGCGCAGGCCCGGGACATCGCGGCCTACCTGTACGCCCATCGCTAG
- a CDS encoding cold-shock protein — translation MSTGTVKWFNGQKGFGFIQPDDGGKDVFVHISAVERSGLQTLSEGQKVSYELETDRRSGKQSAGSLRAA, via the coding sequence ATGAGCACCGGCACCGTCAAGTGGTTCAACGGCCAGAAGGGCTTTGGTTTCATTCAGCCGGACGACGGCGGCAAGGACGTCTTCGTTCACATCTCGGCCGTCGAGCGCTCGGGCCTGCAGACCCTCTCCGAGGGCCAGAAGGTGTCCTACGAGCTCGAGACCGATCGCCGCAGCGGCAAGCAATCCGCCGGCAGCCTCCGGGCCGCGTAG
- a CDS encoding substrate-binding domain-containing protein yields the protein MPHRPRRTGIRFVGRCSGLLRLACGCAAALACSGACARELRVCADPNNLPFSNRGGEGFENRIVDIVARDLGATVTYTWWAQRRGFLRNTILAGRCDLVPGIPVGLEALRPTRPYYRSSFVVVSRPGGPSIRSLDDPNLAGMTVGVQLVGKDAAGTPPARALARRGMTGNVRGYLLTGDYAAPNPPARIIDAVASGEIDVALAWGPMAGYFAARADPPLRVAPIEPAIDGPKGPMVFDVAMGVRRGDEDLRLEVGAALERHRAEIDAILLRYDVPRLDGTRRVEAGP from the coding sequence TTGCCGCATCGTCCTCGACGGACCGGCATCCGCTTCGTCGGACGATGCTCCGGGCTGCTCAGGCTCGCCTGCGGCTGCGCCGCTGCCCTCGCCTGTTCGGGGGCCTGCGCCCGCGAGCTGCGGGTCTGCGCGGACCCGAACAACCTGCCGTTCTCGAACCGGGGCGGGGAGGGGTTCGAGAACCGGATCGTCGACATCGTCGCCCGCGATCTCGGCGCCACCGTGACCTACACGTGGTGGGCGCAGCGGCGCGGCTTCCTGCGCAACACCATCCTGGCTGGCCGGTGCGATCTCGTTCCCGGAATCCCGGTCGGGCTCGAGGCCCTGCGGCCGACCCGGCCCTATTACCGCTCGTCCTTCGTGGTCGTGTCGCGTCCCGGGGGCCCCTCGATCCGGTCGCTCGATGACCCGAACCTGGCCGGCATGACCGTGGGCGTGCAGCTCGTCGGCAAGGACGCGGCCGGCACCCCGCCCGCGCGGGCGCTCGCCCGCCGGGGCATGACCGGGAACGTGCGCGGCTACCTCCTCACGGGTGACTACGCGGCGCCGAACCCGCCCGCCCGCATCATCGACGCGGTGGCCAGCGGAGAGATCGACGTCGCCCTCGCGTGGGGGCCGATGGCCGGCTACTTCGCGGCGCGGGCGGACCCACCCCTGCGCGTGGCACCGATCGAGCCCGCCATCGACGGGCCGAAAGGGCCGATGGTCTTCGACGTGGCCATGGGGGTGCGACGGGGGGACGAGGATCTGCGCCTGGAGGTGGGCGCGGCGCTGGAGCGCCACCGGGCCGAGATCGACGCGATCCTCCTCCGCTACGACGTGCCCCGCCTGGACGGCACGCGCCGGGTCGAGGCGGGGCCATGA
- the coxB gene encoding cytochrome c oxidase subunit II: MSARGSARRALALGLALPLAGCTFVQSPLDPVSPQARDLLWLFWLFSAVLAAIWLAVMLALLASFRARRAETADPLAIDPRRERRATALVAGLTVATGLVVLVLTGLSYAGQRRLFGDEAARVTIRVIGHQWWWEVQYEDPEPSRGFTTANEIHVPVGVPVRLTLDSTDVIHSFWVPSLTGKQDLIPGRTNAIHFTAERPGLYRGQCAEFCGMQHAKMGLLVIAEDEESFDRWRRGQAAPRPEPGSDEARAGEAAFVAAPCSLCHQVRGTAAAGRNGPELTHVGSRRTLAAGTLPMSRGNLAAWIVDPHGIKPGVNMPLVRLDPDQLNTVSAYLEGLK, from the coding sequence ATGAGCGCGCGGGGGAGTGCTCGGCGCGCCCTGGCCCTCGGCCTCGCCCTCCCGCTCGCGGGCTGCACCTTCGTGCAGTCCCCCCTGGACCCGGTCAGCCCGCAGGCGCGGGATCTGCTGTGGCTGTTCTGGCTGTTCAGCGCCGTGCTGGCGGCGATCTGGCTGGCCGTGATGCTCGCGCTCCTCGCGAGCTTTCGGGCGAGGAGGGCGGAGACCGCCGACCCGCTGGCGATCGACCCGCGGCGCGAGCGGCGCGCGACCGCGCTCGTGGCGGGACTGACGGTCGCGACCGGCCTCGTCGTGCTGGTCCTGACCGGTCTGAGCTACGCCGGGCAGCGCCGGCTGTTCGGCGACGAGGCGGCCCGGGTGACGATCCGCGTGATCGGGCACCAATGGTGGTGGGAGGTGCAGTACGAGGACCCCGAGCCGAGCCGCGGCTTCACCACCGCGAACGAGATCCACGTGCCGGTCGGGGTGCCGGTGCGGCTGACGCTCGATTCCACGGACGTGATCCACTCCTTCTGGGTCCCGAGCCTGACGGGCAAGCAGGACCTCATCCCGGGGCGGACCAACGCGATCCACTTCACCGCCGAGCGTCCCGGCCTCTACCGCGGCCAATGCGCCGAGTTCTGCGGGATGCAGCATGCCAAGATGGGCCTCCTGGTGATCGCGGAGGACGAGGAGAGCTTCGACCGCTGGCGCCGGGGGCAGGCCGCACCGCGTCCGGAGCCCGGGAGCGACGAGGCCCGGGCGGGCGAGGCGGCCTTCGTCGCCGCGCCCTGCTCCCTCTGCCATCAGGTGCGGGGCACCGCCGCGGCCGGCCGCAACGGTCCGGAACTCACCCATGTGGGCTCGCGCCGCACCCTGGCCGCCGGCACCCTGCCGATGAGCCGGGGCAACCTGGCGGCCTGGATCGTCGACCCGCACGGCATCAAGCCCGGGGTGAACATGCCCCTGGTGAGGCTCGACCCCGACCAGCTGAACACCGTCTCGGCCTACCTCGAGGGGCTCAAATGA
- a CDS encoding ABC transporter substrate-binding protein: MLRRTRPAPRLARTAPRGRGAAALLLAGTAFLAGTAFLAGAAGPALAGKANDTLVYASDSEPENVSPYHNSAREGVILARNAWDTLLYRDPATGTYQPMLATAWTWADPVTLDLTIREGVVFHNGDPLTPEDVAFTFNYVLTPEARTVTKQNVDWMKSTEVLGPHTVRIHLKAPFPAALEYLAGPTPIFPAAYFKKVGLDGFAKAPVGTGPYRIVSVESGRGVKLERFEKYWSGSPIGRPKIGKLEFRVIPDADSRMAELVTGGIDWIWRVPSDQADQLRAAPGITVLSAETMRVGFLQFDVGGRAMEKSPLRDVRVRRAISYAIDRKAMVDNLVRGGARVMNVLCFSGQFGCVEEGAPRYAYDPAKAKALLKEAGYPDGFEIDLAAYRERDYAEAVIGYLRAVGIRARLNYLRYAAFRDALRGGKVSIGFQTWGSFSVNDVSAFTGVYFRGGDEDLTRDPAVIAALQAGDTASDPGERKAKYAEALSRIAGEAYALPMFSYPSNYAFTQDLNFTAQPDEVPRFYAASWK; this comes from the coding sequence ATGCTGAGACGGACCCGACCGGCCCCCCGCCTCGCCCGCACCGCCCCGCGCGGTCGCGGAGCGGCGGCCCTGCTCCTTGCCGGGACGGCCTTCCTGGCCGGAACGGCCTTCCTGGCCGGGGCGGCGGGCCCGGCCCTCGCCGGCAAGGCCAACGACACCCTGGTCTACGCCTCGGACAGCGAGCCCGAGAACGTCAGCCCCTATCACAACAGCGCCCGCGAGGGGGTCATCCTGGCCCGCAACGCCTGGGACACGCTGCTCTACCGCGATCCCGCCACCGGCACCTACCAGCCGATGCTGGCGACCGCCTGGACATGGGCCGATCCCGTCACCCTCGACCTCACCATCCGGGAGGGCGTGGTCTTCCACAACGGCGATCCGCTCACGCCGGAGGACGTCGCCTTCACCTTCAACTACGTGCTCACGCCCGAGGCGCGCACGGTCACCAAGCAGAACGTCGACTGGATGAAGTCCACCGAGGTGCTGGGCCCGCACACGGTGCGCATCCACCTGAAGGCGCCGTTCCCGGCCGCGCTCGAATACCTCGCGGGTCCGACCCCGATCTTCCCGGCGGCCTATTTCAAGAAGGTGGGGCTCGACGGCTTCGCCAAGGCGCCGGTCGGCACGGGGCCCTACCGGATCGTCAGCGTCGAGAGCGGGCGCGGCGTCAAGCTCGAGCGCTTCGAGAAGTACTGGTCCGGCAGCCCGATCGGGCGGCCGAAGATCGGCAAGCTCGAATTCCGGGTCATCCCGGACGCCGACAGCCGGATGGCCGAGCTCGTCACCGGCGGCATCGACTGGATCTGGCGCGTGCCGAGCGACCAGGCCGATCAGCTGCGCGCGGCGCCCGGGATCACGGTGCTGAGCGCCGAGACGATGCGGGTCGGCTTCCTGCAATTCGACGTCGGCGGCCGGGCGATGGAGAAGTCGCCCCTCAGGGACGTGCGGGTGCGCCGGGCGATCTCCTACGCGATCGACCGCAAGGCGATGGTCGACAACCTCGTGCGCGGCGGCGCGCGCGTGATGAACGTGCTGTGCTTCTCCGGGCAGTTCGGCTGCGTCGAGGAGGGCGCCCCGCGCTACGCCTACGATCCCGCCAAGGCCAAGGCGCTGCTCAAGGAGGCGGGCTACCCGGACGGGTTCGAGATCGACCTCGCGGCCTATCGCGAGCGCGATTACGCCGAGGCCGTGATCGGCTACCTGCGGGCGGTCGGCATCCGGGCGCGGCTCAACTACCTGCGCTACGCCGCCTTCCGGGACGCGCTGCGCGGCGGCAAGGTCTCGATCGGCTTCCAGACCTGGGGCTCGTTCTCGGTCAACGACGTCTCGGCCTTCACGGGCGTGTATTTCCGCGGCGGCGACGAGGATCTGACCCGCGACCCGGCGGTGATCGCGGCGCTCCAGGCCGGCGACACCGCGAGCGACCCGGGCGAGCGCAAGGCGAAGTACGCCGAGGCGCTCTCGCGCATCGCCGGCGAGGCCTACGCGCTGCCGATGTTCTCCTACCCGTCGAACTACGCCTTCACCCAGGACCTGAACTTCACGGCGCAGCCCGACGAGGTGCCGCGCTTCTACGCCGCCTCCTGGAAGTGA
- a CDS encoding LysR family transcriptional regulator, with protein MQTSSLRYFLAVARTGSIAAASAQLNVAASAISRQIANLEAELDCVLFERRPRGMVPSPAGELLAQHAHQVLMRTEQVVTEIRDLQGLVRGLIRVASSEGFALDILPNAIAAFHGSHPGIRFELTILPPAQVTQVVAAGDADIGMTFAMDAVPPVRVVYDARVEMIVVAAPGHPLAGAPLLRLADLTAHPVALPTRDTTARRTFDAACAAEGVAIEPTLTANHLWALLPFVRRTRGVAVMSALSVETPLRLGELAAVPIRTQGGLMRGIQMQTMRDRRLPRAVGAFLRSLLAALPPA; from the coding sequence ATGCAGACCAGCAGCCTGCGGTACTTCCTGGCCGTGGCGCGAACGGGATCGATCGCGGCGGCGAGCGCGCAGCTCAACGTCGCCGCCTCGGCGATCAGCCGGCAGATCGCCAACCTGGAGGCCGAGCTCGACTGCGTGCTGTTCGAACGGCGGCCGCGCGGCATGGTGCCGAGCCCGGCCGGCGAGTTGCTGGCCCAGCACGCCCACCAGGTGCTGATGCGCACCGAGCAGGTCGTGACCGAGATCCGCGACCTGCAGGGGCTGGTCCGGGGCCTGATCCGGGTGGCGAGTTCCGAGGGCTTCGCCCTCGACATCCTGCCGAACGCCATCGCGGCCTTCCACGGGAGCCATCCGGGGATCCGCTTCGAGCTGACGATCCTGCCCCCGGCCCAGGTGACGCAGGTGGTCGCCGCGGGCGACGCCGATATCGGGATGACCTTCGCCATGGATGCCGTCCCGCCGGTGCGGGTGGTCTACGACGCGCGGGTGGAGATGATCGTGGTGGCGGCGCCCGGACACCCGCTCGCGGGGGCGCCGCTCCTGCGCCTCGCCGACCTCACCGCCCACCCGGTCGCGCTGCCGACCCGGGACACCACGGCGCGGCGCACCTTCGACGCCGCCTGCGCGGCCGAGGGGGTGGCCATCGAGCCGACCCTGACCGCCAACCATCTCTGGGCGCTGCTTCCCTTCGTGCGGCGCACGCGGGGCGTCGCGGTGATGTCGGCCCTCTCGGTGGAGACGCCCCTGCGGCTCGGGGAACTCGCCGCGGTCCCGATCCGGACGCAGGGCGGGCTGATGCGGGGCATCCAGATGCAGACGATGCGGGATCGCCGGCTGCCGCGGGCCGTCGGGGCCTTCCTGCGCAGCCTGCTCGCCGCCCTGCCGCCGGCGTGA
- a CDS encoding cytochrome c oxidase assembly protein produces MVTAALVLPTGSSAHGGDPGALWPSGPAWASDPRVLAPLSVSAVLFLVGTVRLWGRAGHGRGVRRWQVACFWSGWTVLALALLSPLHGWGERLFTAHMVEHELLMVIAAPLLVLARPGSAMLWALPASWRPRVGGVVRLPVLGPAWRSMRTPFSATLLHGVALWAWHMPGLYDLVLVNALAHWLQHLSFLLSALLFWWALLHGPVRSRGYGASFLYLFLTSLHTGLLGVLLTVSPRLWYPRQVAAAAEWGLTPLEDQQLAGLVMWVPAGLVYAAAALTLAGIWIRRSGPDTARQAHAA; encoded by the coding sequence ATGGTCACCGCGGCACTCGTCCTGCCGACGGGCAGCTCGGCCCATGGCGGCGATCCCGGCGCGCTCTGGCCGAGCGGCCCCGCCTGGGCGAGCGACCCGAGGGTGCTCGCTCCGCTCTCCGTCAGCGCCGTGCTGTTCCTGGTCGGCACGGTGCGCCTGTGGGGGCGGGCCGGTCACGGCCGCGGGGTGCGCCGCTGGCAGGTCGCCTGCTTCTGGAGCGGTTGGACCGTGCTGGCCCTGGCCCTGCTGTCCCCGCTGCACGGGTGGGGCGAACGTCTCTTCACCGCCCACATGGTCGAGCACGAGCTCCTGATGGTGATCGCGGCTCCCCTGCTCGTGCTCGCCCGCCCGGGCAGCGCGATGCTGTGGGCCCTGCCCGCGTCCTGGCGCCCGCGCGTCGGCGGGGTCGTCCGCCTGCCGGTCCTCGGTCCCGCGTGGCGGTCCATGCGAACGCCGTTCTCGGCGACGCTGCTCCACGGGGTGGCGCTCTGGGCCTGGCACATGCCGGGCCTCTACGATCTCGTGCTGGTGAACGCCCTCGCGCACTGGCTCCAGCACCTCAGTTTCCTGCTCTCGGCGCTCCTGTTCTGGTGGGCCCTGCTGCACGGGCCCGTCCGGAGCCGCGGCTACGGGGCATCCTTCCTCTACCTCTTCCTGACGAGCCTCCACACGGGCCTGCTCGGAGTCCTGCTGACGGTCTCGCCGCGGCTCTGGTACCCGCGCCAGGTCGCGGCGGCCGCCGAGTGGGGGCTGACTCCCCTGGAGGATCAGCAGCTCGCCGGTCTGGTGATGTGGGTGCCGGCCGGGCTGGTCTACGCCGCGGCCGCCCTGACGCTGGCCGGGATCTGGATCCGTCGCTCAGGACCGGACACCGCGAGGCAGGCCCATGCCGCTTAG
- a CDS encoding spermidine synthase, whose translation MTEWVQLDAAAIPGEREPMRLMQRGHEFTICVGRIELMSNRACTSEAALAALACARLRDRPRARVLIGGLGMGFTLRAALDALGPDARVVVAELVPAVVAWARGPLAHVFAGSLDDPRVELREDDVKRVMQQGQADYDAILLDVDNGPEALTRVENDRLYDSWGLRRARYALRSSGVLGVWSGGPDRRFKARLRNTGFAVEEVRVHANGRSGRRHVVWLATPSETGTPFCWPAP comes from the coding sequence GTGACAGAATGGGTTCAACTCGATGCCGCCGCCATCCCGGGCGAGCGGGAGCCGATGCGCCTCATGCAGCGAGGCCACGAGTTCACGATCTGCGTCGGCCGGATCGAGCTGATGAGCAACCGCGCCTGCACCTCCGAGGCGGCCCTCGCCGCCCTCGCCTGCGCCCGCCTGCGGGACCGCCCGCGGGCCAGGGTGCTGATCGGCGGGCTCGGCATGGGCTTCACGCTCCGGGCCGCGCTCGACGCGCTCGGGCCGGACGCCCGGGTCGTCGTGGCGGAACTGGTGCCGGCCGTGGTGGCCTGGGCGCGCGGCCCGCTGGCCCACGTCTTCGCCGGGAGCCTCGACGATCCGCGGGTCGAGCTGCGGGAGGACGACGTCAAGCGCGTGATGCAGCAGGGGCAGGCGGATTACGACGCGATCCTGCTCGACGTCGACAACGGCCCCGAGGCGCTGACGCGGGTGGAGAACGACCGCCTCTACGACAGCTGGGGCCTGAGGCGGGCGCGCTACGCCCTGCGCTCGAGCGGCGTCCTCGGCGTCTGGTCCGGCGGGCCCGACCGGCGCTTCAAGGCCCGCCTGCGCAACACGGGCTTCGCCGTGGAGGAGGTCCGCGTGCACGCGAACGGCCGCAGCGGCCGCCGTCACGTCGTCTGGCTCGCCACGCCCTCGGAGACCGGGACGCCGTTCTGCTGGCCCGCGCCGTGA